The following are from one region of the Stanieria cyanosphaera PCC 7437 genome:
- a CDS encoding homoserine kinase has translation MTPDVFPVIYSTLAPQALVSQVICQYELETVSQCLLWHRGLSDVYLIQTIAAQYILRVSHHHWRSGADIQFELELLDFLHQNYLPVAYPLKTKEGKLFVTIRALEGDRYAALFPYAPGTIPLGDLNVTQSQILGETLAKIHQTASDFQPAINRQPLTLEYLLTNSFKIIAPLLKHRTEDLIYLENAIAKIQTQLQDFPREFPLWVVCWGDPHSGNVHFTENNQVTLFDFDQCGYGWRTFDLAKFLQVSLSAGISRQVRDAFLSGYQSVQTLSEYELNSLQAFTQTAQIWVWAIGIQAAPIHSWCRLDDSYINKRLQLLKRLTSKDWQLF, from the coding sequence ATGACTCCAGATGTTTTTCCAGTCATTTACTCTACCCTTGCTCCCCAAGCATTAGTAAGTCAAGTTATTTGTCAATATGAACTTGAAACAGTAAGTCAATGTTTATTGTGGCATCGAGGTTTGAGTGATGTTTATTTGATCCAAACGATCGCAGCACAATATATTCTGCGAGTATCTCATCATCATTGGCGTTCTGGTGCAGATATTCAATTTGAATTAGAATTACTCGATTTTTTACATCAAAATTATCTTCCTGTGGCTTATCCTTTGAAAACTAAAGAGGGAAAGTTATTTGTCACTATTCGGGCTTTAGAAGGCGATCGCTATGCTGCTTTATTTCCTTATGCACCTGGTACAATTCCTTTAGGAGATCTCAATGTGACCCAAAGTCAAATTTTAGGGGAAACTTTAGCCAAAATCCATCAAACTGCCAGTGATTTTCAACCTGCTATTAATCGTCAACCTTTGACTCTGGAATACTTATTAACTAATTCTTTCAAAATTATTGCGCCTCTACTGAAACATAGAACAGAAGATTTGATTTATTTAGAAAATGCGATCGCAAAAATCCAAACTCAATTACAAGATTTTCCTAGAGAATTTCCTCTGTGGGTAGTTTGTTGGGGCGATCCTCATAGTGGTAATGTTCACTTCACGGAAAATAATCAGGTGACACTGTTTGACTTTGATCAGTGTGGTTATGGTTGGCGAACTTTTGATTTGGCTAAATTTTTGCAAGTATCTCTCAGTGCGGGAATTAGTAGACAAGTTCGAGATGCTTTTTTATCGGGTTATCAAAGTGTTCAAACTTTATCAGAGTATGAATTAAATTCGTTACAAGCTTTTACTCAAACTGCCCAAATTTGGGTGTGGGCAATTGGCATTCAAGCAGCACCAATTCATAGTTGGTGTAGATTAGATGATAGTTATATCAATAAACGTCTTCAATTGCTAAAAAGATTGACTTCTAAAGATTGGCAATTATTTTGA
- a CDS encoding sensor histidine kinase, producing MKSKLGLDINSDPDDLDADLNYVRQILNNEIRTYQMEKRYFHKDGQIVWILLSVSLVRDKLGQPLYFIAQIQNISKRKQAEETIAASLTEKEILLKEVHHRVKNNLQVIDSLFRHQCRHIQEPKVIQILKECQNRVSSMALLHEQLYQAKDLARIDAAKYFQSLVATLYESYKIDGTSSTLKIDVQSTFIELEIALNCGLIINELVSNSLKYAFIKDKIGYLQIKFIEDEKHNFTLIVKDNGIGLPEDFTLEKTNSLGLKLVKSFVRQLQGTIQVNNYNGTEFIILFRV from the coding sequence ATCAAAAGCAAACTTGGTCTGGATATTAACTCTGATCCTGACGATCTAGATGCAGATTTGAATTACGTTCGTCAAATACTCAACAATGAGATTCGCACTTACCAAATGGAAAAACGCTATTTCCACAAAGACGGACAGATCGTGTGGATTTTATTAAGTGTTTCTTTGGTTCGAGACAAGCTAGGTCAACCTTTATATTTTATCGCTCAAATTCAAAATATTAGCAAACGCAAACAAGCAGAAGAAACAATTGCAGCATCTTTAACAGAAAAAGAAATACTACTCAAAGAAGTTCACCATCGAGTCAAGAACAATTTGCAGGTAATTGATAGTCTTTTTCGACATCAATGTAGACATATCCAAGAACCAAAGGTTATTCAAATTTTGAAAGAATGTCAAAATCGTGTCAGTTCGATGGCACTACTGCACGAACAGCTATATCAAGCCAAAGATTTAGCTCGGATTGATGCAGCTAAATATTTTCAAAGTTTAGTAGCTACTTTGTATGAATCCTATAAAATTGATGGTACTTCATCTACTCTGAAAATAGACGTTCAATCTACATTCATCGAACTTGAAATTGCACTAAATTGTGGATTAATTATTAACGAACTTGTTTCCAATTCTCTAAAATATGCATTTATAAAAGACAAAATCGGCTATCTGCAAATTAAATTTATAGAAGACGAAAAGCATAATTTCACCTTAATCGTTAAAGATAATGGTATCGGTCTTCCAGAAGATTTTACTTTAGAAAAAACAAATTCTTTAGGATTAAAATTAGTTAAAAGTTTCGTCAGACAGTTACAAGGAACAATTCAAGTTAATAATTACAATGGAACAGAATTTATTATTTTATTTAGGGTTTAA
- a CDS encoding MFS transporter, with protein sequence MLGEMWQFRGRYKILHMTWFAFFLSFVVWFNLAPLATSVQADLGLTDAQIKTLAICNVALTVPARILIGMLLDKVGPRKTYSLLLIYAAIPCLIFAASQTFTQLVVSRLLLSIVGAGFVIGIRMVAEWFPPKEIGLAEGVYGGWGNFGSAAAAFTLPTIGAWIALGATNPTTGEALLNWRGCIAGTGIIAALYGILYFFNVQDTPPGKVYRRPRSARGLEVTTKRDFWFLMLMNIPLTGILMLLAWRLMKVQLYGTETMYLVWIGLLGLYLFQAYNCWSVNKDLLSGKKRYPADDRYNFSQVAILELTYLVNFGSELAVVSMLPAFFEGTFVLSKAQAGMIAASYAFMNLAARPGGGLISDKLGSRKLTMAVLTAGMGIGYLMLGSVGNSWWLPFAVILTMACSFFVQAGEGSTFAIVPLIKRRVTGQIAGNVGAYGNVGAVAYLTIYSLLPTWLGGGTEPSPAILAQSNTYFFQIMGVAALIVAGLCFLILKEPKGSFAEHHEGEEEVVETPTMHTEIKF encoded by the coding sequence ATGCTTGGAGAAATGTGGCAATTCAGGGGTAGATATAAAATCTTACACATGACCTGGTTTGCGTTCTTTCTATCGTTTGTAGTTTGGTTTAATTTAGCACCTTTAGCAACCTCGGTACAAGCAGATTTAGGTTTAACAGATGCTCAAATCAAAACTTTGGCTATTTGTAATGTTGCTCTAACAGTACCAGCCAGAATTTTAATCGGAATGTTGCTAGATAAAGTCGGTCCAAGAAAAACTTATTCTCTTTTATTAATCTATGCAGCTATTCCTTGTTTAATCTTTGCTGCCTCACAAACTTTTACTCAGTTGGTAGTTTCTCGTTTACTACTAAGTATCGTTGGTGCAGGTTTTGTGATTGGCATCCGTATGGTAGCAGAATGGTTTCCACCCAAAGAAATAGGTTTAGCCGAAGGTGTGTACGGTGGTTGGGGTAATTTTGGTTCTGCTGCTGCTGCTTTTACTTTACCAACAATCGGTGCTTGGATTGCTTTAGGTGCAACTAACCCAACTACAGGAGAAGCTTTACTCAACTGGCGTGGTTGTATCGCTGGAACAGGTATTATTGCTGCTCTCTATGGCATACTCTACTTCTTTAACGTTCAAGATACTCCTCCAGGAAAAGTATATCGTAGACCACGAAGTGCTAGAGGGTTAGAAGTTACTACTAAGAGAGACTTTTGGTTTTTGATGCTGATGAACATTCCCTTAACTGGAATTTTGATGTTGCTCGCTTGGCGTTTGATGAAAGTCCAGTTATATGGCACAGAAACTATGTATCTTGTCTGGATTGGTTTACTGGGTTTATACCTGTTTCAAGCTTATAATTGCTGGAGTGTTAACAAAGATCTCTTAAGTGGTAAAAAACGTTATCCTGCTGATGACCGCTACAATTTCTCTCAAGTTGCTATCCTCGAACTTACCTATTTAGTTAACTTTGGTTCTGAATTAGCTGTGGTTTCAATGTTGCCTGCGTTTTTTGAAGGTACTTTTGTTCTCTCAAAAGCTCAAGCAGGAATGATTGCTGCTAGTTATGCGTTTATGAACTTAGCTGCACGTCCTGGTGGTGGTTTGATTTCCGATAAACTAGGTAGTCGTAAACTAACAATGGCTGTCCTTACTGCTGGAATGGGTATCGGTTATCTGATGCTTGGTTCAGTTGGCAATAGTTGGTGGTTACCTTTTGCCGTAATTTTAACGATGGCTTGCTCTTTCTTTGTTCAAGCAGGAGAAGGTTCTACATTTGCGATTGTTCCTTTGATTAAACGCCGAGTTACTGGTCAAATTGCAGGAAATGTAGGTGCTTATGGCAACGTTGGTGCGGTGGCTTATTTAACTATTTATAGTTTGCTGCCTACTTGGTTAGGAGGCGGAACAGAACCTTCACCAGCAATTTTGGCACAATCTAATACTTATTTCTTTCAAATTATGGGAGTAGCTGCTTTAATTGTTGCGGGTTTATGTTTTTTAATACTTAAAGAACCTAAAGGCTCTTTTGCTGAACATCATGAAGGGGAAGAAGAAGTTGTAGAAACTCCAACCATGCACACAGAAATTAAATTTTAA
- a CDS encoding CmpA/NrtA family ABC transporter substrate-binding protein — MSKLSRRRFIFTAGATAAGTFLVHGCTSSSNNSGGNSAESTPSATPVANLSPEETPEVTSAKLGFIALTDSAPLIIALEKGLFAKYGMTEVEVLKQASWPVTRDNIELGSQGGGIDGAHILSPMPYLMTLGKITKQPVPMYILARLNTNGQAISVSEDYLDLKVGLDSSKMKQVFAQAKASNKELNAAITFPGGTHDLWMRYWLAAGGINPEKDISVVPVPPPQMVANMKIGAMETFCVGEPWNAQLVNQEQGYTALVTGELWKNHPEKAFAMRADWVDKNPKAAKALLKAVLEAQQWCDKPENVQEMCEIVSQDKWFKVPAEDIIERSQGKITYGDGRTVDNPDIAMKFWKDNASYPYKSHDLWFLTENIRWGYLPANTDTKALVDKVNRSDIWKEAAKAIKVPDAQIPTSDSRGVETFFDGVKFDPENPKAYLDSLKIKKV; from the coding sequence ATGTCCAAACTCTCTCGTCGTAGATTTATTTTTACTGCTGGAGCAACTGCTGCTGGTACTTTTTTAGTTCATGGTTGTACTTCTTCTAGTAATAATTCTGGTGGTAATTCAGCCGAATCTACACCTAGTGCAACACCAGTAGCAAATCTCAGTCCTGAAGAAACTCCAGAAGTTACCAGTGCTAAATTAGGGTTTATTGCTTTAACTGACTCTGCACCCCTAATTATTGCTTTAGAAAAAGGGCTTTTTGCTAAATACGGAATGACAGAGGTAGAAGTTCTCAAACAAGCTTCTTGGCCAGTTACTAGGGATAACATTGAACTCGGTTCACAAGGAGGCGGAATTGACGGGGCGCATATTCTAAGTCCTATGCCTTATTTGATGACTTTGGGCAAGATTACTAAACAGCCTGTACCCATGTACATCTTGGCAAGATTAAATACTAATGGTCAGGCAATTTCTGTCAGTGAAGACTATTTAGATTTAAAAGTAGGCTTAGACAGTTCCAAAATGAAACAGGTTTTTGCTCAAGCTAAAGCCAGTAATAAAGAACTTAATGCAGCAATTACTTTTCCTGGCGGGACTCACGATTTGTGGATGCGTTATTGGTTAGCTGCTGGTGGAATCAATCCTGAAAAAGATATTTCTGTAGTACCAGTTCCCCCTCCTCAAATGGTTGCCAATATGAAGATTGGGGCAATGGAAACTTTTTGTGTAGGTGAACCTTGGAATGCTCAATTAGTTAATCAAGAACAAGGTTATACTGCATTGGTTACTGGAGAATTATGGAAAAATCACCCAGAAAAAGCTTTTGCTATGCGTGCTGATTGGGTAGACAAAAATCCAAAAGCTGCCAAAGCCTTACTCAAAGCAGTTTTAGAAGCACAACAATGGTGTGATAAACCAGAAAATGTTCAGGAGATGTGCGAAATCGTTTCTCAAGATAAATGGTTTAAAGTACCAGCCGAAGATATTATTGAAAGATCTCAGGGCAAAATTACTTATGGTGATGGACGGACAGTAGACAATCCCGATATCGCTATGAAATTCTGGAAAGATAACGCTTCTTATCCTTACAAGAGTCATGATTTGTGGTTTTTAACCGAAAATATTCGTTGGGGGTATCTGCCTGCCAATACAGATACTAAAGCTTTGGTAGATAAGGTAAATCGTTCTGATATATGGAAAGAAGCAGCTAAAGCAATTAAAGTACCCGATGCACAAATCCCTACGAGTGATTCTCGTGGTGTCGAAACTTTCTTTGATGGAGTTAAATTCGATCCCGAAAATCCTAAAGCCTATTTAGACAGTTTGAAAATTAAAAAAGTTTAA
- a CDS encoding ABC transporter ATP-binding protein, whose protein sequence is MPTLNNSVENQLSSSTSANFLEFDGVAKIYPTAKGSYTVLEDVNFSVKEGEFICVIGHSGCGKSTLLSMVSGLNKPSIGEIRLRNQPITKPGPERMVIFQNYSLLPWKTAYENVYLAVEQVYKHKSRQEKKEITLEHLELVGLSEAANKKPGQLSGGMKQRVAIARALATRPEVLIMDEPFGALDPITREEMQEELLKIWQDHRCTVLMITHDIDEALFLSDRLVMMTNGPAAKIGEIIEIPFARPRDRMKLMENTQYFELRNYALDFLYRRFAHDDALE, encoded by the coding sequence ATGCCGACTTTAAACAATAGTGTTGAAAATCAACTCTCATCTTCTACTTCAGCAAATTTCTTAGAATTTGATGGTGTTGCCAAAATTTATCCCACTGCTAAAGGAAGTTACACAGTTTTAGAAGATGTCAACTTCAGTGTCAAAGAAGGAGAATTTATCTGCGTCATCGGTCACTCTGGTTGCGGTAAATCGACTCTTCTAAGTATGGTATCGGGATTAAATAAACCGAGTATCGGAGAGATTCGTTTAAGAAATCAACCCATTACTAAGCCAGGCCCTGAAAGAATGGTAATTTTTCAAAACTATTCCCTTTTACCCTGGAAAACTGCTTATGAAAATGTTTATTTAGCCGTCGAACAAGTTTATAAACATAAATCTCGCCAAGAAAAAAAAGAAATCACTTTAGAACACTTAGAATTAGTAGGTTTAAGCGAAGCAGCTAATAAAAAACCAGGTCAACTTTCTGGAGGCATGAAACAAAGAGTCGCGATCGCTCGTGCTTTGGCAACTCGTCCTGAAGTTTTAATTATGGACGAACCTTTTGGAGCATTAGATCCCATTACCAGGGAAGAAATGCAAGAAGAATTGCTCAAAATCTGGCAAGATCATCGCTGTACAGTACTCATGATTACTCATGATATCGATGAAGCCTTATTTTTATCAGATCGTTTGGTAATGATGACTAACGGCCCTGCTGCCAAGATTGGAGAAATTATCGAAATTCCTTTTGCTCGTCCTCGCGATCGCATGAAGTTAATGGAAAATACTCAATATTTTGAACTGCGTAATTATGCTCTAGATTTTCTCTATCGTCGTTTTGCCCATGATGATGCTTTGGAATAA
- a CDS encoding ABC transporter ATP-binding/substrate-binding protein (This model describes the ATP binding subunits of ATP-binding cassette (ABC) transporters for nitrate transport, or for bicarbonate transport, in bacteria and archaea.), whose protein sequence is MTAFLEVDHVDKVFPLADGGRYIALKNIHLEIKQGEFVCLLGHSGCGKSTLLNIVAGLDKPTQGGIILENKQVKQPGPDRMVVFQNYSLLPWKTVRQNISLAVNQVYSHKSDRDRRAIVEEHIDMVNLRHAADKHPSELSGGMKQRVAIARALAIRPKLLLLDEPFGALDALTRGSLQEQLMKICQEHQVTCLMVTHDADEALLLADRIVMLTNGPESHIGQILNINIPRPRNRLEVVNHPNYYPLRSEIVYFLNQQKKAKKRQTKAPAVISSHGIEKANLELGFIPLTDCAPLIVAQEKGFFAKHGLTGVNLVKESSWSAIASGVTSGKLDAAQMVAGMPLALTIGMNNNTPVPTVTALTLSHNGNAITLSKEFYERGVRTLADFKKAIAIDSDRVYTLGMVDDASMHNLMLRYWLAADGIDPDRDVNLVVIPPAEMVANLKAGKIDGYCAGEPWNSQAVQENIGFVIATDLDIWPNYLEKVLGVREDWANQYPETHLALIKALMEACQYCDDRRHREEIVQLISQPQYVGSAPEYIRPGFLDAYNRGTGEPSQLLPKYNEFYLNKTNYPSRVEGLWILVQMARWGILPFPRNWIEIVDRVRRTDVYSEAARQLNLPGLAPERTSFQLFDGSVFNPDNPLEYLQGLKIKREIRVEEVQIDLIPTEVA, encoded by the coding sequence ATGACTGCATTTCTTGAAGTAGATCACGTTGATAAAGTCTTTCCTCTCGCGGATGGGGGAAGATATATCGCCCTCAAAAATATTCATCTGGAAATTAAACAAGGGGAATTTGTTTGTTTACTAGGACATTCTGGCTGTGGTAAGTCTACTTTGCTCAATATTGTCGCAGGGTTAGATAAACCCACTCAGGGTGGAATTATTTTGGAAAATAAACAAGTTAAACAACCAGGTCCCGATCGCATGGTAGTCTTTCAAAACTATTCTTTACTTCCTTGGAAGACTGTCCGACAAAATATTTCTTTAGCTGTTAATCAAGTATACTCTCATAAATCAGACCGCGATCGCCGTGCGATAGTCGAAGAACATATCGATATGGTTAACCTGCGTCATGCAGCCGATAAACATCCTTCGGAACTGTCTGGAGGCATGAAACAAAGAGTTGCGATCGCTCGTGCTTTGGCAATTCGTCCGAAGTTACTGTTGTTGGATGAACCTTTTGGGGCTTTAGATGCCTTAACTAGAGGTAGTTTGCAAGAACAGTTGATGAAAATCTGTCAGGAACATCAAGTTACTTGTCTGATGGTAACTCATGATGCGGATGAAGCTTTATTACTCGCCGACCGCATTGTCATGTTAACTAATGGCCCTGAATCTCATATCGGACAGATTCTCAACATTAATATTCCTCGTCCCAGAAATCGCCTAGAAGTAGTTAATCATCCTAATTACTACCCTCTACGCAGTGAAATTGTTTACTTCCTTAATCAACAGAAAAAAGCCAAAAAACGCCAAACTAAAGCTCCTGCGGTGATATCCAGTCATGGCATAGAAAAAGCTAACCTAGAGCTTGGTTTTATCCCTCTAACAGACTGCGCTCCCCTCATCGTAGCTCAAGAAAAAGGCTTCTTTGCCAAACATGGTTTAACGGGAGTCAATCTAGTCAAAGAATCTAGTTGGAGTGCGATCGCGTCTGGAGTAACTAGCGGTAAATTAGATGCTGCCCAAATGGTTGCAGGTATGCCTCTGGCCTTAACAATTGGGATGAATAATAATACACCAGTACCGACAGTGACTGCTTTAACCTTATCCCATAACGGCAATGCAATTACTCTGAGCAAAGAGTTTTATGAAAGAGGAGTACGTACCTTAGCCGATTTCAAAAAAGCGATCGCTATAGATTCTGACCGAGTTTACACCTTGGGGATGGTAGATGACGCATCGATGCACAATTTGATGCTACGTTACTGGTTAGCTGCTGATGGAATCGATCCAGATCGTGATGTGAACTTAGTTGTGATTCCTCCTGCCGAGATGGTAGCTAACCTTAAAGCAGGCAAGATCGATGGTTACTGTGCAGGAGAACCGTGGAATTCTCAAGCGGTTCAAGAAAATATTGGTTTTGTCATTGCTACAGATTTGGATATTTGGCCGAATTATTTAGAAAAAGTGTTAGGAGTTCGGGAAGATTGGGCAAATCAATATCCAGAAACTCATTTAGCTTTAATTAAAGCCTTGATGGAAGCTTGTCAATATTGTGATGATCGTCGTCATCGTGAAGAAATTGTTCAATTAATTTCTCAACCCCAGTATGTAGGTTCTGCACCAGAATATATTCGTCCTGGTTTTCTTGACGCATATAACCGAGGCACAGGTGAACCGTCTCAATTGTTGCCTAAATACAATGAATTTTACCTGAATAAAACCAACTATCCTAGTCGTGTAGAAGGACTGTGGATTTTAGTCCAGATGGCACGTTGGGGAATACTACCTTTCCCTCGTAACTGGATTGAAATTGTAGATAGAGTAAGAAGAACTGATGTTTATTCTGAAGCAGCTAGACAATTAAACTTGCCTGGTTTAGCACCAGAAAGAACTTCTTTCCAATTATTTGATGGTAGTGTATTTAATCCTGATAATCCCCTTGAATATCTCCAAGGACTAAAAATTAAACGAGAAATTCGAGTTGAAGAGGTTCAAATCGATCTCATCCCCACAGAAGTAGCTTAA
- the ntrB gene encoding nitrate ABC transporter permease — protein MTANLNNTVGKPNFFVSLIKNPPRKLLAPLCAILFILTLWQVLCSSPDANLPSPLKTFQDTANLIFNPFFDNGGTDKGLFWQIIASLQRVAIGYTLAAVVGIGLGILIGSNAFMYDALDPIFQVLRTVPPLAWLPIALAAFQEANPSAIFVIFITAIWPIIINTTVGVQQIPQDYKNVAKVLRLSGTKYFWEIMFPAAVPYIFTGLRIGIGLSWLAIVAAEMLVGGVGIGFFIWDSYNSSQLSEIIVALIYVGLVGLLLDRLIAWIASVVVPSEQQQ, from the coding sequence ATGACAGCTAATCTAAACAATACCGTTGGGAAACCTAATTTTTTTGTATCTCTGATTAAAAATCCACCTAGGAAATTACTCGCTCCTCTTTGTGCAATTCTGTTTATTTTGACTCTTTGGCAGGTTTTGTGTAGTAGTCCCGATGCTAATTTACCGAGTCCTTTAAAAACTTTTCAGGATACAGCTAATCTAATTTTTAATCCTTTTTTTGATAACGGAGGTACAGACAAAGGTTTATTTTGGCAAATCATAGCTAGCTTACAAAGAGTAGCAATTGGTTATACTTTGGCTGCTGTAGTAGGAATTGGATTAGGAATTTTAATCGGTTCTAATGCTTTTATGTATGATGCATTGGATCCTATTTTTCAAGTATTAAGAACTGTACCGCCTTTAGCTTGGTTACCGATCGCTTTAGCTGCGTTTCAAGAAGCTAATCCTTCGGCAATTTTTGTGATTTTTATTACGGCAATTTGGCCAATTATTATTAATACTACGGTAGGGGTACAGCAAATACCTCAAGATTATAAAAACGTAGCTAAAGTTTTACGTTTGTCTGGAACTAAGTATTTTTGGGAAATTATGTTCCCTGCTGCCGTTCCTTACATTTTTACAGGTTTAAGAATTGGGATTGGTCTTTCTTGGTTAGCGATCGTAGCAGCAGAAATGTTGGTTGGTGGTGTAGGAATTGGTTTCTTTATTTGGGACTCTTACAACAGTTCTCAATTAAGTGAAATTATTGTGGCTTTGATTTATGTGGGTTTAGTTGGTTTACTGCTTGATCGCTTGATTGCTTGGATTGCTTCAGTCGTAGTTCCTTCTGAGCAACAACAGTAA
- a CDS encoding ferredoxin--nitrite reductase has translation MVATAKPTKMNKFEAFKSEKDGLAVKDELEKFAQLGWEAMDETDLQHRLKWVGVFYRPVTPGKFMLRMRIPNGIITSEQMNVLAEVIERYGEDGNADITTRQNLQLRGIRLEDVPDIFLRFQAVGLTSVQSGMDNVRNITGSPMAGIDADELIDTRELVQQVQDMITNQGQGNYDFTNLPRKFNIAIEGGRDNSVHAEINDIAFVPAYKEGQLGFNVLVGGFFSAKRCEAAIPLNVWVAPNQDVVELCRAILTVYRDHGLRSNRQKARLMWLIDEWGIDKFRAMVEAQLGHTLDTAAPEDALDWEKRDHLGVFSQKQPGLNYVGMHVPIGRFYAQDMFDLARIAEVYGNGEIRLTVEQNVIIPNIPNENLEAFLAEPILEKFTLEPKPLERTLVSCTGAQFCNFALVETKNRALALARELDAELELPNKVRIHWTGCPNSCGQPQVADIGLMGTKVRKDGKTVEGVDLYMGGKVGKDAELGTCVQKGIACDDLKSVLRDILIDKFGAKSRSF, from the coding sequence GTGGTAGCAACTGCAAAACCAACCAAAATGAACAAATTTGAGGCTTTTAAATCTGAAAAAGATGGATTAGCTGTCAAAGACGAACTAGAAAAATTTGCCCAACTTGGTTGGGAAGCAATGGATGAGACAGATTTACAACATCGTCTTAAATGGGTAGGAGTATTTTATCGTCCTGTCACACCTGGAAAATTTATGTTGCGGATGCGAATCCCCAACGGAATTATTACTAGTGAACAAATGAACGTACTAGCAGAAGTCATCGAACGTTATGGTGAAGACGGGAACGCAGACATCACGACTAGACAAAATCTGCAACTAAGAGGAATTCGTTTAGAAGACGTACCTGATATTTTCCTTCGTTTTCAAGCAGTAGGTTTAACCTCGGTGCAATCAGGAATGGATAATGTGCGTAACATTACTGGTTCCCCAATGGCAGGAATTGACGCTGATGAATTGATCGATACTCGTGAACTAGTTCAACAAGTTCAAGATATGATTACCAATCAAGGTCAAGGTAATTATGATTTTACAAATCTACCACGCAAATTTAATATTGCGATCGAAGGTGGTAGAGATAATTCGGTTCATGCCGAAATTAATGATATTGCTTTTGTTCCAGCTTATAAAGAAGGTCAATTAGGTTTTAATGTCCTAGTTGGTGGATTTTTCTCGGCTAAACGTTGTGAAGCAGCCATTCCTCTTAATGTTTGGGTTGCACCAAATCAAGATGTTGTCGAACTATGTCGAGCTATTCTAACAGTTTATCGAGATCATGGTTTACGCTCTAATCGTCAAAAAGCAAGATTAATGTGGCTGATTGATGAATGGGGCATTGATAAGTTTCGTGCTATGGTAGAAGCTCAATTAGGGCATACGCTAGATACGGCTGCTCCAGAAGATGCTCTTGATTGGGAAAAAAGAGATCATCTTGGCGTATTTTCACAAAAACAACCAGGTTTGAATTATGTGGGAATGCACGTACCAATCGGTAGATTCTACGCCCAAGATATGTTTGACTTGGCAAGAATAGCAGAAGTATACGGTAACGGAGAAATTCGTTTAACTGTAGAACAAAATGTCATTATTCCTAATATTCCGAATGAAAATCTGGAAGCCTTTTTAGCCGAACCTATTTTAGAAAAATTTACTCTTGAACCAAAACCGCTCGAAAGAACCCTAGTTTCTTGTACTGGCGCGCAATTTTGTAATTTTGCTTTAGTAGAGACTAAAAATCGAGCTTTGGCTTTAGCAAGAGAATTAGATGCAGAATTGGAATTACCAAATAAAGTCCGCATTCACTGGACTGGTTGTCCTAATTCCTGCGGTCAACCCCAAGTAGCAGATATTGGTTTAATGGGGACTAAAGTACGCAAAGATGGTAAAACCGTTGAAGGAGTCGATCTCTACATGGGCGGTAAAGTTGGCAAAGATGCTGAACTCGGTACTTGTGTTCAAAAAGGAATTGCTTGTGACGATCTCAAATCAGTATTGCGAGATATTTTAATTGACAAGTTTGGTGCTAAATCTCGCTCATTTTAA
- a CDS encoding precorrin-8X methylmutase: MNLHITDAQSLAIIDQEISTHQLSPAQYEIVRQIIYSTADFDYLHLLRCSADALFHGAAALAARTPIIVDVPMIQVSLVPLLQQTFCNPVYCCTTAVTRPPIKQTKAAWGLEILAKQHPNGIYIIGQDESALTNLVQLIDSKTIEPALAIATPPLFLNPVQKQWLENCAIPHIYLNSRKGGAIVAASIINSLVALTWQAY, encoded by the coding sequence ATGAATTTGCATATTACAGATGCTCAAAGTCTGGCAATCATCGATCAAGAAATCTCTACTCATCAATTATCACCTGCGCAATATGAAATTGTTCGTCAAATAATTTACAGTACTGCCGATTTTGATTATCTTCATTTGCTTCGTTGTTCTGCGGATGCTCTGTTTCACGGTGCAGCAGCTTTAGCTGCCAGAACTCCTATTATTGTTGATGTACCGATGATTCAAGTCAGTCTTGTACCTTTACTACAACAAACTTTTTGTAATCCTGTTTATTGTTGTACAACTGCTGTTACTCGTCCTCCCATCAAACAAACTAAAGCAGCTTGGGGATTAGAAATTTTAGCAAAACAGCATCCCAATGGAATCTATATAATTGGTCAAGACGAGAGTGCCTTAACTAATTTAGTACAATTAATTGACAGTAAAACGATTGAACCAGCTTTAGCGATCGCTACTCCTCCTTTATTTCTCAACCCAGTACAGAAGCAATGGCTGGAAAATTGTGCGATTCCCCATATTTATCTAAATAGTCGCAAAGGAGGAGCAATCGTCGCAGCTAGTATCATTAATAGTTTAGTAGCTTTAACTTGGCAAGCCTACTAA